One Papaver somniferum cultivar HN1 chromosome 10, ASM357369v1, whole genome shotgun sequence genomic window carries:
- the LOC113318909 gene encoding sm-like protein LSM2, with product MLFFSYFKDLVGREVTVELKNDLAIRGTLHSVDQYLNIKLENTRVVDQDKYPHMLSVRNCFIRGSVVRYVQLPPDGVDVELLHDATRREARGG from the exons atg ttGTTCTTTTCGTATTTTAAGGATTTAGTAGGAAGAGAAGTGACAGTGGAATTAAAGAATGATCTTGCAATAAGAGGAACTTTACATTCAGTAGATCAATACCTTAACATAAAGCTTGAGAATACTAGAGTAGTTGATCAAGACAAGTATCCCCACATG CTTTCTGTAAGAAACTGCTTTATCAGGGGATCAGTGGTGAGGTACGTGCAATTGCCCCCAGATGGAGTTGATGTTGAACTTCTTCATGATGCAACAAGGAGGGAGGCTCGTGGTGGCTGA